Proteins from a single region of Nocardiopsis dassonvillei subsp. dassonvillei DSM 43111:
- a CDS encoding HNH endonuclease signature motif containing protein: MIAAPEAAPGECSPAVAALAGARKIIHQALNAEVPPGADETAAEEIAALWAQLDQIRYQALAQMARLYARGEVARYSGYSTLDKWITHRCKVPTAQAKDLARLAQHVQEETLPATVEAVEEGALALGEAVAIAKATDKAVQTRDEDHFPDEGEYRQGFEAALVAAKAERPALSVNQLQSVARQVAYRLDPHRLDRDHETAHAVRGLTVHDTFQGSYQLQAWGGSGDALIVRAAIDTFTTPPSDQDTRSRSQREHDALIAALRFATTHTGCDNAPAPLAQIRIVVPVQTYLDAQGQEVPALDEHGRVIPVGLVHELAADSEVVRMLTAPPTGQVLDVGHSRRLASTRQRTAAFHGHATCAHPGGCEVPVALCQADHVTSFSQGGRTVVANLQPLCGPHNRAKYQRELRTHRQGRRRGRGGDHPPGGDPDPPPRE; the protein is encoded by the coding sequence ATGATCGCAGCGCCCGAGGCGGCCCCCGGGGAATGTTCCCCGGCCGTGGCCGCGCTGGCCGGTGCGCGCAAGATCATCCACCAAGCGTTGAACGCCGAAGTCCCGCCCGGAGCCGATGAGACCGCCGCGGAGGAGATCGCGGCGCTGTGGGCCCAGCTGGACCAGATCCGCTACCAGGCGTTGGCGCAAATGGCGCGCTTGTACGCGCGCGGTGAGGTCGCCCGCTACAGCGGCTACTCCACGTTGGACAAGTGGATCACCCACCGCTGTAAGGTCCCCACTGCCCAGGCCAAGGACCTGGCGCGTTTGGCCCAGCACGTGCAGGAGGAGACGCTGCCCGCCACGGTGGAAGCGGTGGAGGAGGGCGCTCTGGCCTTGGGTGAGGCGGTCGCGATCGCCAAAGCCACCGACAAAGCCGTCCAGACCCGCGATGAGGACCACTTTCCCGATGAGGGGGAGTACCGGCAGGGGTTCGAAGCGGCTCTGGTGGCCGCGAAGGCGGAGCGGCCTGCATTGTCGGTCAACCAGCTCCAGTCGGTGGCCCGCCAGGTCGCCTACCGTTTGGACCCCCACCGCCTGGACCGCGACCACGAGACCGCTCACGCCGTCCGCGGGCTGACGGTGCATGACACGTTCCAGGGCAGCTACCAGCTCCAGGCCTGGGGCGGCAGTGGGGATGCGTTGATCGTGCGCGCGGCCATCGACACCTTCACCACCCCACCCTCGGACCAGGACACCCGGTCCCGGTCCCAGCGCGAGCACGACGCGCTCATCGCGGCGCTGCGTTTTGCCACCACCCACACCGGATGTGACAACGCTCCGGCTCCATTGGCGCAGATCCGCATCGTGGTGCCCGTGCAGACCTACCTGGACGCCCAAGGCCAAGAGGTTCCCGCGTTGGACGAGCACGGTCGAGTGATCCCGGTCGGGCTGGTCCACGAACTCGCCGCCGATTCTGAGGTGGTGCGGATGCTCACCGCCCCGCCCACCGGGCAGGTGTTGGATGTGGGCCACAGCCGCCGCCTGGCCTCAACCCGCCAACGCACCGCCGCGTTCCACGGACACGCCACCTGCGCCCACCCGGGCGGATGCGAAGTGCCAGTCGCCCTCTGTCAAGCCGACCACGTCACCTCGTTCTCCCAGGGAGGGCGCACGGTGGTCGCTAACCTGCAACCGCTGTGCGGGCCGCACAACCGGGCCAAGTACCAACGCGAACTGCGCACACACCGCCAAGGACGGCGGCGGGGACGGGGAGGAGACCACCCGCCCGGCGGGGATCCGGATCCACCGCCCCGGGAATGA
- a CDS encoding hydantoinase/oxoprolinase family protein: MSDATPTPSPGPGSRPGPVRIGIDVGGTFTDAVAVSATTYALLGQVKVPTSHDHADGVAHGIMTALERLLGDIGVRAEDVGFLAHGTTQATNALLEGDVATIGIVGVGSGYDAFATRRLRSLGRLRLDSGHPLPVRYAALREPEREGAALASVDQVVAEGAEVVVAVEPFSVDDPRGELAVLEAARARGIPVTVTHEITQLYGLGKRARTAALNAGVMPRMLQTADLVERSIHKAGVTAPLMVMRCDGGVMSLPEMRHRPLLTVLSGPAAGVAGALMGEKVSEGVFLETGGTSTDISVIRRGRVQIRHARLGGKETYLSALDVRTVGVGGGSLVRVGGGEGPGRASLTDVGPRSAHIAGLPYACFADPAELEGARLVRISPMASDPGDHAVLESGGRRFALTVTCAANAAGLVPEGDYARADARAARAALAPLAEALGVEVEEAARAVLHKATERVAAVVDEMAGDYGLDRQVCTLVGGGGGAATVTPYLGRRTGLEARIAAHSEVISPLGVALALVRESVERIIPGATHADVLAVRAEAEQAVLRQGADPAGIEVDVTVDPQRNLVAAVATGATELRTKDRTATADAEAGARAAAAASLGAAPAELTEYAANGQYRVFGLVRRPGGPLGRFARERTHVRVVDAEGVVRLHSADALVDTLVAAEAEGRLKDLVAERTAYGDGGALPPAVWLLLGPKFADLSGVLDPGHLVALASAEIARRAPDETVIAVMEKRR; encoded by the coding sequence ATGAGCGACGCGACCCCAACCCCGTCCCCGGGCCCCGGTTCCCGTCCCGGTCCCGTGCGCATCGGCATCGACGTCGGCGGGACCTTCACCGACGCCGTGGCCGTCAGCGCCACCACCTACGCCCTGCTGGGCCAGGTCAAGGTGCCCACCAGCCACGACCACGCCGACGGCGTGGCCCACGGCATCATGACCGCGCTGGAACGCCTGCTCGGCGACATCGGCGTGCGCGCCGAGGACGTGGGCTTCCTCGCCCACGGCACCACCCAGGCCACCAACGCCCTGCTGGAGGGCGACGTGGCCACCATCGGCATCGTCGGCGTCGGCAGCGGCTACGACGCCTTCGCCACCCGCAGGCTGCGCTCCCTGGGCAGACTGAGACTGGACTCGGGCCACCCGCTGCCCGTGCGCTACGCCGCGCTGCGCGAACCCGAACGTGAGGGCGCGGCCCTGGCCAGCGTGGACCAGGTGGTCGCCGAGGGCGCCGAGGTCGTCGTCGCCGTCGAACCCTTCAGCGTGGACGACCCCCGCGGCGAGCTGGCCGTGCTGGAGGCCGCCCGCGCCCGCGGGATCCCCGTCACCGTCACCCACGAGATCACCCAGCTCTACGGTCTGGGCAAACGCGCCCGCACCGCCGCGCTCAACGCCGGGGTCATGCCCCGCATGCTCCAGACCGCCGACCTGGTCGAGCGCAGCATCCACAAGGCCGGGGTCACCGCCCCGCTCATGGTCATGCGCTGCGACGGCGGCGTGATGTCGCTGCCCGAGATGCGCCACCGCCCCCTGCTCACCGTCCTCTCCGGGCCCGCCGCGGGTGTGGCGGGCGCCCTGATGGGCGAGAAGGTCAGCGAGGGCGTGTTCCTGGAGACCGGCGGCACCTCCACCGACATCAGCGTCATCCGGCGCGGGCGGGTGCAGATCCGCCACGCCCGCCTGGGCGGCAAGGAGACCTACCTGTCGGCGCTGGACGTGCGCACCGTCGGCGTCGGCGGCGGCTCCCTCGTCCGCGTCGGCGGGGGCGAGGGCCCCGGCCGGGCGAGCCTGACCGACGTGGGACCGCGCAGCGCCCACATCGCCGGGCTGCCCTACGCCTGCTTCGCCGATCCGGCCGAGCTGGAGGGCGCCCGCCTGGTGCGGATCAGCCCCATGGCCTCCGACCCGGGCGACCACGCCGTCCTGGAGAGCGGCGGGCGGCGCTTCGCCCTGACCGTGACCTGCGCCGCCAACGCCGCCGGGCTCGTCCCCGAGGGCGACTACGCCCGCGCCGACGCCCGTGCGGCCCGCGCCGCCCTCGCACCCCTGGCCGAGGCCCTGGGCGTGGAGGTGGAGGAGGCCGCCCGCGCGGTGCTGCACAAGGCCACCGAGCGCGTGGCCGCGGTCGTGGACGAGATGGCGGGCGACTACGGCCTGGACCGGCAGGTGTGCACCCTGGTCGGCGGGGGCGGCGGCGCGGCCACCGTCACCCCCTACCTGGGGCGGCGCACCGGGCTGGAGGCGCGCATCGCCGCGCACAGCGAGGTCATCAGCCCCCTGGGTGTGGCGCTGGCGCTGGTGCGCGAGTCGGTGGAGCGCATCATCCCCGGCGCCACCCACGCCGACGTGCTCGCGGTGCGCGCCGAGGCCGAGCAGGCGGTGCTGCGCCAGGGCGCGGACCCGGCGGGGATCGAGGTGGACGTCACCGTCGACCCCCAGCGCAACCTGGTGGCGGCCGTGGCCACGGGGGCCACCGAGCTGCGCACCAAGGACCGCACCGCCACCGCCGACGCCGAGGCCGGGGCGCGGGCCGCCGCGGCGGCCAGTCTGGGCGCCGCACCGGCCGAGCTCACCGAGTACGCGGCCAACGGTCAGTACCGGGTGTTCGGGCTGGTGCGCAGGCCCGGCGGGCCGCTGGGGCGCTTCGCCCGCGAACGCACCCACGTCCGGGTCGTGGACGCCGAAGGGGTGGTGCGCCTGCACAGCGCCGACGCCCTGGTGGACACGCTGGTGGCCGCCGAGGCCGAGGGGCGGCTCAAGGACCTGGTGGCCGAGCGCACCGCCTACGGCGACGGCGGGGCGCTGCCCCCGGCGGTGTGGCTGCTGCTGGGGCCCAAGTTCGCCGACCTGTCGGGGGTGCTGGACCCGGGGCACCTGGTGGCGCTGGCCTCGGCGGAGATCGCCCGCCGCGCCCCCGACGAGACGGTCATCGCGGTCATGGAGAAGCGGCGGTGA
- a CDS encoding GntP family transporter, giving the protein MDALVLALIALGAIGALLVLIIRFNVPAFVALLLVSVGTALATGMPFEDVVPTIVEGLGGTLGNVALLVGLGAMLGAIVEHSGGADALSERFSALLGPARVGVALLIASSMIAVPIFFDVAFIVLVPIVYAFSRAARLPSPMRIGLPIAGLMLFIHVVLPPHPGIVGSSVLTGADMGLVTLLGAALILPVGVVAHYTAKLLNRRAYAMLASTAELYEQNTGEPGTGGTDGARPSEDANGTDSSGGAGTPDGTGGTGGIGGAGASGTAKVSVRPRVEPQRPPSAAAVITVIAVPILMIGLQTVAGLFLEEGSTALRFLTMVGAPPFALLTGCLLALYLLGVRRGWSMRSVGSVMDAALAPAAVVVFVTGAGGAFAGVLTASGIGEVLSESMLGLGLPLLLLAFCLAALLRAAQGSATVSALTTSGLLAEAIASGGYSGLEIALVNLAIGCGAICLSHVNDSGFWIVSRYLGLSVRDALRTWSVLVTVLGTSGFALVGLTWALV; this is encoded by the coding sequence ATGGACGCCCTCGTACTCGCACTGATCGCCCTGGGGGCGATCGGAGCGCTACTCGTCCTCATCATCCGTTTCAACGTCCCCGCCTTCGTCGCGCTCCTGCTGGTCAGCGTCGGTACCGCCCTGGCCACGGGCATGCCCTTCGAGGACGTGGTGCCCACCATCGTGGAAGGGCTGGGCGGCACCCTGGGCAACGTGGCCCTCCTGGTGGGGCTGGGCGCGATGCTCGGCGCCATCGTCGAGCACTCCGGCGGCGCGGACGCGCTCTCCGAGCGCTTCAGCGCGCTGCTCGGCCCGGCCAGGGTCGGCGTGGCGCTGCTGATCGCCTCGTCGATGATCGCGGTGCCGATCTTCTTCGACGTCGCCTTCATCGTCCTGGTCCCGATCGTCTACGCCTTCTCGCGGGCGGCCCGCCTGCCCTCGCCCATGCGCATCGGCCTGCCCATCGCCGGGCTGATGCTCTTCATCCACGTGGTGCTGCCGCCCCACCCCGGCATCGTCGGCAGCTCCGTGCTCACCGGGGCCGACATGGGGCTGGTCACCCTCCTGGGCGCCGCGCTCATCCTCCCGGTGGGAGTGGTCGCCCACTACACGGCGAAGCTGCTCAACCGGCGCGCGTACGCCATGCTGGCCTCCACCGCCGAACTGTACGAGCAGAACACCGGTGAACCCGGAACCGGCGGTACGGACGGCGCGCGACCCTCCGAGGACGCGAACGGCACGGACTCCTCCGGCGGCGCCGGGACCCCGGACGGCACCGGCGGTACGGGCGGTATCGGCGGGGCGGGCGCCTCCGGCACGGCCAAGGTCTCCGTCCGCCCCCGGGTGGAGCCGCAGCGCCCGCCCAGCGCCGCCGCGGTGATCACGGTCATCGCCGTCCCCATCCTCATGATCGGCCTCCAGACCGTCGCCGGACTCTTCCTGGAGGAGGGCTCCACGGCCCTGCGCTTCCTGACCATGGTCGGGGCCCCGCCCTTCGCGCTGCTCACCGGCTGTCTGCTGGCCCTGTACCTGCTGGGCGTGCGCCGCGGCTGGTCGATGCGTTCGGTCGGCTCGGTCATGGACGCCGCGCTCGCCCCGGCGGCGGTGGTCGTGTTCGTGACCGGAGCGGGCGGCGCGTTCGCCGGGGTGCTCACCGCCAGCGGCATCGGCGAGGTGCTCTCCGAGAGCATGCTCGGCCTGGGGCTGCCCCTGCTGCTCCTGGCCTTCTGCCTGGCCGCGCTGCTGCGGGCGGCCCAGGGGTCGGCCACCGTCTCGGCCCTGACCACCTCTGGGCTCCTGGCCGAGGCCATCGCCTCGGGCGGGTACAGCGGCCTGGAGATCGCCCTGGTCAACCTCGCCATCGGCTGCGGCGCCATCTGCCTGTCCCACGTCAACGACTCGGGTTTCTGGATCGTCTCGCGCTACCTGGGCCTGTCGGTGCGCGACGCCCTGCGCACCTGGAGCGTGCTCGTCACGGTCCTGGGAACGAGCGGGTTCGCCCTCGTCGGCCTCACCTGGGCGCTGGTCTGA
- a CDS encoding transketolase family protein: MSTTTSSSTTGTGGVGGTGGRKLTSDAMIASIAEEGARTVQAPLGHALVRAAREDERVVGLSADLAKYTDMHVFRDAMPDRFHQMGMAEQVMMGAAAGLAMEGFVPFASTYSVFATRRAYDFLCLDIAEPRLNVNVVAALPGLTTGYGPSHQATEDIALLRGIPGMVIVDPCDSVDIEQAVPQLIAHEGPTYTRILRGAVPTVLDEYDYEFRLGEAALLRGGDDVLFVSSGMMTERALRAAAELEADRIGVAVLHVPTIKPLDVETVLEQVGRDRRVFVLENHSVVGGLFESVASALVQRGVVRRMEHIGLPDEFLDAGALPTLYDRYGVSVPRIAERVRASL; this comes from the coding sequence ATGAGCACCACCACCAGCAGCAGCACCACTGGCACCGGCGGCGTCGGTGGCACCGGTGGCAGGAAGCTGACGTCGGACGCCATGATCGCCTCGATCGCGGAGGAGGGCGCGCGCACCGTCCAGGCGCCCCTGGGGCACGCCCTGGTGCGCGCCGCGCGTGAGGACGAGCGCGTCGTGGGGTTGTCGGCGGACCTGGCCAAGTACACCGACATGCACGTCTTCCGCGACGCCATGCCCGACCGCTTCCACCAGATGGGCATGGCCGAACAGGTGATGATGGGCGCCGCGGCCGGGCTGGCGATGGAGGGGTTCGTGCCCTTCGCCTCCACCTACTCGGTCTTCGCCACCCGCCGCGCCTACGACTTCCTGTGCCTGGACATCGCCGAGCCGCGCCTGAACGTCAACGTCGTCGCGGCGCTGCCCGGACTGACCACCGGCTACGGGCCCAGTCACCAGGCCACCGAGGACATCGCCCTGCTGCGGGGCATCCCCGGGATGGTGATCGTGGACCCGTGCGACTCGGTGGACATCGAGCAGGCGGTCCCGCAGTTGATCGCGCACGAGGGGCCGACCTACACCCGCATCCTGCGCGGCGCGGTGCCCACGGTGCTGGACGAGTACGACTACGAGTTCCGGCTGGGCGAGGCCGCGCTCCTGCGCGGCGGTGACGACGTCCTGTTCGTCTCCTCGGGGATGATGACCGAGCGGGCGCTGCGCGCCGCCGCGGAGCTGGAGGCCGACCGGATCGGTGTGGCGGTCCTGCACGTGCCCACCATCAAGCCGCTGGACGTGGAGACGGTCCTGGAGCAGGTGGGCCGGGACCGCAGGGTGTTCGTGCTGGAGAACCACTCGGTCGTCGGCGGATTGTTCGAGTCGGTGGCCTCCGCGCTGGTCCAGCGCGGGGTGGTCCGGCGGATGGAGCACATCGGGCTGCCGGACGAGTTCCTGGACGCGGGGGCGCTGCCCACCCTCTACGACCGCTACGGCGTGTCCGTGCCCCGGATCGCGGAGAGGGTGCGCGCCTCGTTGTGA
- a CDS encoding NAD(P)-dependent oxidoreductase, with the protein MDTTPVPQPCPKTAVMFVGVGAIGLPMALQVAAAGHTVVGVDPSPRRREEARNQGLRAQPDTAGIGEADVVIVMVATPDQLRAAVTAPGGALEAMRADAVLVVMSTVGPGPVREVADRARERGVRLLDVPVTGGVAGARRAALTLFASGDPEALRRCGPVLEAMGTVRDCGDQAGRGQSYKVVNQLLCSVHIAAAAEALALAERLGLDPADVLEAVSGGAGGSWMLGDRGPRMLPDGPDEITSTIGIFVKDSGLVADTAEEAGFSAPLLLAARGAYTRAAEAGLLDHDDSQVIRVYRD; encoded by the coding sequence ATGGACACCACACCAGTTCCACAGCCATGCCCGAAAACGGCCGTGATGTTCGTCGGCGTCGGCGCCATCGGCCTGCCCATGGCCCTGCAGGTCGCCGCGGCCGGGCACACCGTGGTCGGCGTGGACCCCTCGCCGCGGCGCCGCGAGGAGGCCCGGAACCAGGGCCTGCGCGCCCAGCCCGACACCGCGGGGATCGGTGAGGCCGACGTCGTCATCGTCATGGTCGCCACCCCCGACCAGCTGCGCGCGGCCGTCACCGCCCCGGGCGGCGCCCTGGAGGCCATGCGCGCCGACGCGGTGCTCGTGGTCATGAGCACCGTCGGACCCGGCCCCGTGCGCGAGGTCGCCGACCGCGCCCGCGAGCGCGGGGTGCGGCTGCTGGACGTGCCGGTCACCGGAGGGGTGGCCGGGGCCCGGCGCGCGGCCCTGACCCTGTTCGCCTCCGGCGACCCCGAGGCCCTCCGGCGGTGCGGGCCGGTGCTGGAGGCGATGGGCACGGTCCGCGACTGCGGAGACCAGGCCGGACGCGGACAGTCCTACAAGGTCGTCAACCAGCTCCTGTGCTCGGTGCACATCGCCGCCGCGGCCGAGGCGCTGGCCCTGGCCGAACGCCTCGGGCTCGACCCCGCCGACGTGCTGGAGGCCGTCTCCGGCGGCGCCGGGGGCTCCTGGATGCTCGGCGACCGCGGCCCGCGCATGCTGCCGGACGGCCCCGACGAGATCACCAGCACCATCGGGATCTTCGTCAAGGACTCCGGGCTCGTCGCCGACACCGCCGAGGAGGCCGGGTTCTCCGCCCCGCTGCTCCTGGCCGCCCGCGGCGCCTACACCAGGGCCGCCGAGGCCGGTCTGCTCGACCACGACGACTCCCAGGTCATCCGGGTCTACCGGGACTGA
- a CDS encoding transporter has translation MTAFAILLAMAVGVGLMLTRRLPTAFALVLLSVAIALIAGAPLVGEEGSVTGTVVQQGAPRLAATMIAILLGSWLGTLMSEAGIASTLVRKIVEFGGERPSLVAVGVFVVAILCGSITGSAPAAMLAGVVGIPAMIAVGVTPTVAAGTVLVGIAAGLPLELINWQFLSDAIGVPVSTVQHFQLRLFPIALAGGLAYILIEMRRRGARHTWAVRVPAGAGGSGSGGAGTRPPSRRQRAAERRRRRGDAPWYALVTPLVPIVLALGLHVPIVPSLLAGVVFALLTAVPWREMSSTALRTLYRAFDVAAPPIVLFIAIGMLLAAVNLPGAVSALTPVVTAISPSSPWLFVLVFAVLVPLALYRGPMNIFGLGAGVAGVLISGGIYPAPAVLGLMASYGQVLGVSDPTSTQTVWSAQYAGVRPERSMLSTLPYTWVIAVAGLVLTVFLYLV, from the coding sequence GTGACCGCCTTCGCGATCCTCCTCGCCATGGCGGTGGGCGTCGGCCTGATGCTGACGCGCCGCCTGCCCACCGCCTTCGCCCTCGTCCTGCTCTCCGTCGCGATCGCGCTCATCGCGGGCGCCCCGCTCGTGGGGGAGGAGGGCAGCGTCACCGGGACCGTGGTCCAGCAGGGCGCCCCGCGCCTGGCCGCGACCATGATCGCCATCCTCCTGGGCAGCTGGCTGGGCACGCTGATGTCCGAGGCGGGGATCGCCTCCACCCTCGTGCGCAAGATCGTGGAGTTCGGCGGTGAACGCCCCTCGCTGGTGGCCGTCGGCGTCTTCGTCGTCGCGATCCTGTGCGGCAGCATCACCGGTTCGGCGCCCGCGGCCATGCTCGCCGGTGTGGTGGGCATCCCCGCGATGATCGCGGTGGGGGTCACCCCCACCGTCGCGGCCGGGACCGTGCTGGTGGGCATCGCCGCCGGACTGCCCCTGGAGCTGATCAACTGGCAGTTCCTGTCCGACGCCATCGGGGTGCCGGTCTCCACCGTCCAGCACTTCCAGCTGCGCCTGTTCCCGATCGCGCTGGCGGGCGGGCTGGCCTACATCCTCATCGAGATGCGCCGCAGGGGCGCCCGGCACACCTGGGCGGTGCGGGTCCCGGCCGGGGCCGGGGGCAGCGGTTCCGGCGGCGCCGGGACGAGGCCGCCGAGCCGCCGCCAGCGGGCCGCCGAGCGGCGCAGGCGGCGGGGGGACGCGCCCTGGTACGCGCTGGTCACGCCGCTGGTGCCGATCGTGCTGGCGCTGGGGCTGCACGTGCCCATCGTGCCCTCGCTGCTGGCCGGGGTGGTCTTCGCGCTGTTGACGGCCGTGCCGTGGCGGGAGATGTCCTCCACCGCGCTGCGCACGCTCTACCGGGCCTTCGACGTGGCCGCGCCGCCCATCGTGCTGTTCATCGCGATCGGCATGCTGCTGGCGGCGGTGAACCTGCCCGGGGCTGTCTCGGCGCTCACGCCGGTGGTGACCGCGATCAGCCCCAGCAGCCCGTGGCTGTTCGTGCTGGTCTTCGCCGTGCTGGTGCCGCTGGCCCTGTACCGGGGGCCGATGAACATCTTCGGTCTGGGCGCGGGTGTGGCCGGTGTGCTCATCTCCGGCGGTATCTACCCGGCTCCGGCGGTGCTGGGGCTGATGGCCTCCTACGGCCAGGTGCTGGGGGTGTCGGACCCCACCAGCACGCAGACGGTGTGGAGCGCGCAGTACGCGGGGGTGCGCCCGGAGCGGTCGATGCTCTCGACGCTGCCCTACACGTGGGTGATCGCCGTCGCCGGGTTGGTGCTGACGGTGTTCCTGTACCTGGTGTGA
- a CDS encoding FadR/GntR family transcriptional regulator, translated as MDTNFDALVEALAPEARASGTESRLMTERELAERLGTSRATVRENLGSLEMLGMVRRTQGAGTFFTKPDASFVQFLFGLMSKFGHIDDGSVERAREMMEVAVVQEAADRADEEDVRVLRGHVEDMVRATAAGDAEAGHEADYAFHKKLFQIADNPVIEFFVDGMSLALKDVLAHKRALALDIEARAAGGGAEGPRRTDTVHTPIVDAVEAHDRSAAAAAMVEHFTLWRRITEGAAPADGR; from the coding sequence GTGGACACGAACTTCGACGCCCTGGTCGAGGCGCTGGCGCCGGAGGCCCGGGCCTCGGGAACCGAGTCGCGCCTGATGACGGAGCGGGAGCTGGCCGAGCGGCTGGGCACGAGCCGGGCCACCGTCCGGGAGAACCTCGGCAGCCTGGAGATGCTCGGCATGGTGCGCCGCACCCAGGGGGCGGGAACGTTCTTCACCAAGCCCGACGCCTCCTTCGTCCAGTTCCTGTTCGGCCTGATGTCGAAGTTCGGCCACATCGACGACGGCAGCGTCGAACGCGCCCGGGAGATGATGGAGGTCGCCGTGGTCCAGGAGGCCGCCGACCGCGCCGACGAGGAGGACGTGCGCGTGCTGCGCGGCCACGTCGAGGACATGGTCCGCGCCACCGCCGCGGGCGACGCCGAGGCCGGGCACGAGGCCGACTACGCCTTCCACAAGAAGCTGTTCCAGATCGCCGACAACCCGGTGATCGAGTTCTTCGTCGACGGCATGAGCCTGGCGCTCAAGGACGTCCTCGCCCACAAACGGGCCCTGGCCCTGGACATCGAGGCCCGCGCCGCCGGGGGCGGCGCCGAGGGACCCCGCAGGACGGACACCGTCCACACGCCCATCGTCGACGCCGTCGAGGCGCACGACCGCAGCGCCGCCGCGGCCGCGATGGTGGAGCACTTCACCCTGTGGCGCCGCATCACCGAGGGCGCCGCGCCCGCCGACGGGCGCTAG
- a CDS encoding transketolase has translation MNQTATRPGGVVDTARLERLRAAAYRIRLNALTQAQVQGQGYIGQALGFADVLAALYADHLRLRPEEPEWEGRDRCLLSIGHYAIALYAALAEAGIIPEEELTTYATDDSRLPMSGMATYTPGMEISGGSLGHGLGIAVGVGLGLRRKGNPARVYNLLSDGELSEGSTWEAVQAAAHHRLDNVTAIVDMNRQVADGPAQEVMGTEPADEKLRVNGWHTLRVDGNDVAAVAAALDELREHRGSPTALVCDTRIGAGVPMLESREKLHFMRVAEDEWQTAREQLRQGYEGYTA, from the coding sequence ATGAACCAGACCGCCACCAGACCCGGAGGCGTCGTCGACACCGCCAGGTTGGAACGGCTGCGCGCCGCCGCCTACCGCATCCGGCTCAACGCCCTCACCCAGGCCCAGGTCCAGGGCCAGGGCTACATCGGCCAGGCCCTCGGGTTCGCCGACGTGCTCGCCGCCCTGTACGCCGACCACCTGCGGCTGCGCCCCGAGGAGCCGGAGTGGGAGGGGCGCGACCGCTGCCTGCTCAGCATCGGCCACTACGCCATCGCCCTGTACGCCGCCCTGGCCGAGGCGGGGATCATCCCCGAGGAGGAGCTGACCACCTACGCCACCGACGACTCGCGCCTGCCGATGTCGGGCATGGCCACCTACACGCCGGGGATGGAGATCTCCGGCGGCTCCCTGGGCCACGGGCTGGGGATCGCGGTGGGCGTCGGACTGGGGCTGCGCCGCAAGGGCAACCCCGCCCGCGTGTACAACCTGCTCTCCGACGGCGAGCTCAGCGAGGGCTCCACGTGGGAGGCGGTGCAGGCCGCGGCCCACCACCGCCTGGACAACGTCACCGCGATCGTGGACATGAACCGCCAGGTGGCCGACGGGCCCGCCCAGGAGGTCATGGGCACCGAACCCGCCGACGAGAAGCTGCGCGTCAACGGGTGGCACACCCTGCGGGTGGACGGCAACGACGTGGCCGCCGTCGCCGCGGCCCTGGACGAGCTGCGCGAGCACCGGGGCTCGCCCACCGCGCTGGTGTGCGACACCAGGATCGGCGCGGGGGTGCCGATGCTGGAGAGCAGGGAGAAGCTGCACTTCATGCGGGTGGCCGAGGACGAGTGGCAGACCGCGCGCGAGCAGCTGCGCCAGGGATACGAGGGGTACACGGCATGA